TCCGTTAGGTCCTGTTGTTGCGCGTCCGATTACGTTGCCGTCTGCATCGGTCAGTTCGACGACATAGCCCGCGAGCAATGTATCAATTCCGTTTTCGAAGACGCCGTTTTCGTTCACGTCAAGGAAGACGATCCCTGAGACCGATGCACCGGAAGGTTCCAACGGCACGATCAGGACTGTCGGATCGTTGGTCGGATTGCCATCCGTCCCACCGTCTCCGTCGCTGGTTTCTGTGCCTTCCGGATTGCCGATGTTGGCAGTTTCCGGATCGGTGCCCGTATCGGACGCATCCGTTGCAGTTAGCTGATCACCCGTTGCCGGATCAAGTAGCGGTGCCCCCGACGAGTTAACCGCATCGCCTGTTGCAGTTGCCGAGTTCTCGACGAAGGTGCGCGTCACGTCGTCGTCTGTCAGCGTGTAGGTTGCTGTCAGACTTTCCGTTGCGCCGATTGGAAGGTTTGCAATGGTTCCGACGATGCCTCCCAAAAGCGGGTCGTTCACAATTACATCGACCAGATCGGTGTTGCCGGTGTTCGTGACATCAAAGCTGTAGGTGACGACGTCGTCCGCGTTGCCGCGCACCTGATCGCCATTCGTGTCAGTCACATCTGCGACCGATTTGATCAAGCTGACTTCGGGATCGGCTGCTGCAGGCACCGACACAACCGTCGGGTCGTTGCTTGTGTCGCCATCGGTATCGCCTTGGCCATCTGGTGTTTCCGTCGCTTCGGGATTGAAAACGGGATCGCCCGCACGGTCGCTTCCAGTATCAGATGTATCTAAGACCACCACAGGCGCACCGCTGCCATCAAGAACAGGCGTGCCCGTCGGATCAAGCGGAGTGCCAGTGGCCTCTGCTGTGTTTTCCACATAGCCCTGCGTCAGATCGGCAGCCGTCACGATCTTGGTTGCGGTGAAGGATGTCGTATCAACACCGCCCACAGCCAGATCAATCGGCCCGCCGGACACCGTCGCGGTCGGATCGTTGATCGTTAGTCCTTCCAAAGGTGTGTTGCCGGTGTTGGTTACGACGAACCCATAGGTGATTTCATCATCCAGACCGCCGAACAATCCGTCACCATTGCTATCAAGTACGGCAACCACGGATTTGATCAGGCTGACATCCGGATCTGGCAGGAACAGGACGGTTGGATCGTCTGTCAGGTTGCCATTCGTTTCACCAATTCCATCGACGGTTTCAGTACCTGCCGGATCGGCAATCGGGTCAGGTGTGCTGTTCGGTGCGGCACGCGGTTCGCTGCCTGCATCGGATGTCGCAGTCGCGATCAGTTGTTCGCTGGTATCGGGGTTTCTGATCGGATTACCTGCACCGTTCACCGCGCCGCCTTCGGCACTTGCTGTGTTTTCGATGTAACCCTGTGCAGCCTCAGCATCAGTGATGATGGCGGTCGCGCTGAACGTCGCGTCGTCGCTTTCACCGACACCAAGAGAGATTGTGCCCGTGATCGGCCCGACACGGGGGTCAGTGATGGCCACATCCGCAAGCGCCACGTTACCGGTGTTCGTCACCACAAAGCCGTAGGTCAGCGTATCGCCCGCATCGGTGATGCCCGATCCGTTTGTGTCGGCAACGTCCGTGATGGATTTGATGACCGACAAGCTTGGGATCGGGTTTGCAGGGACGTTGGTAACGGTCGGATCATTGTCGTTGATGCCATCGGTATTGCCTTGGCCATCGGGGGTTTCGGTGTTCTCCGGATCGTCGATGGCCTCTGCATTCGGGTCTGTTCCGCTGTCGGAGGTATCCGTCGCTTGCTGTGGCGTACCGAGCGGCCCGTATACAGGTGCACCATTCAGCGTCGCATCGCCTGTCGCTTCGGCAGAGTTTTCGACATAGCCGCGGTCAATATCGTCATCGGTGACCTGATACTGGCCGGTAAAGGTGACCGAGTCCCCTGCCCCGATCGCCAAATCAATCGGCCCGCCATCAACCGAGAAGAGCGGATCGTCGATTGTCACGCCTTCGAGATCGGTGTTGCCGGTGTTGCGCACGGTGAAAGTGTAGGTGATGAAATCGTCTTCACCGCCGAACTGACCGTCGCCGTTGCTATCAAGTACGGTGCCTACGGATTTGATCAGGCTGAGTTGCGGGTTCGGGATGAAGAAGACTGTCGAATCGTTGTCTGCCTCACCGTCGGTCGCACCGCCTGCGTCTGGTGTTTCGGTGTTTTCGGGGTCGGGAATGGCGACCGGCGTGCCCGTATCGTCCAGACCAGGTGCTGTGCCAGCGTCGGAGGTGTCTTCTGCCCGCAGCTGTTCATCATCATCGTCGTTGATCGGATTGCCGTCGCTGTCGACAGCATTGCCGGACGCGGTTGCCGTGTTTTCGACTGCACCCGCGTCGACATCATCAGACGTGATTTCGTAATCAGCCGTGAACGTTGCCGTATCTGTCGCGCCGATGCCAAGGGCGATCGGACCCCCGTCAACGGGCACGATGTCGTCGTCTATCGTGACACCAGCAAGTGCGACGTTCCCGGTGTTTGTCACGGTAAAGCTGTAGAGCACGCGGTCGCCTTCATCGATCAGTCCGTTGGCGTTGGTGTCGACAAGCGAGGCAACCGATTTGATCACGGAAATCCGGGGTTCGGGTGTGAACAACGCGACAGTAGGGTCATTTGTCGGATCGCCATCATCGTCATCCGTGCCATTCGGGTCACCGGGCTCACCAAGATCGGGATCGTTTGTTGTTTCAGAACCTTCGCCGGTGTCGGATGTATCGCTGACAGGTGTTGGTGTCCCGCCGCCTGCCGGTGGGGGTGGCGTGCCTGTGGCAGTCGCCGTGTTTTCAACGCCGCCGGCAGCAATATCATCATCATCGACGACGTAGGTCGCGGTGAAGGTCGTGTCGTCAAATGCACCAACTGCCAGATCGATTGCGGTGCCTGACACATCTGCAAGCACATCATCGACCGTCACGTCTGTCAGCGTTACGTTACCGGTGTTTTCCACACGGAAGGTATAGTCGATGATATCGCCTGCGTCGGTGAAGCCGTTGCCGTTGACATCACGAATGCCTGCAACCGACTTTGTCAGTTGCAATGCAGGGTTCTGGTCCAGCGGAGTTACTGTCGGATCGCCAGGATTGCCGTCGCCGTTCGGGTCTTCATCGGCGGTTTCCGCCGGATCGTCAGATGTATCGCTGACATCCGTCAAACCCGGAATATCATTGCCGTCTGAATCAACGGGGTTACCCGTGGAAACGGCTGAGTTTTCCACACCACCGGCATCAAGAGCCTGCGTATCGAGTGCGAACGTGGCCTCATAGGTGATCGTTTCGCCGACTTCGAGGATATCGTCGTCAGTCAGGCTTTCGCTGACTTCCGTCGGACCGGACGTCAGCGCCAGCGGATCGCCGTTCGCATCTGTCAGCGTGTCGACTGGTGTCACATCCCCAAGCGGGACGTTGCCGGTGTTCACCACCTCGATCGTGTATGTAATCACGTCGCCGCTGACGGGGGGTGCACTTAGTGCAGTTGTGTCTGCGACTTTCGTCAGGCGCAGATCTGGAACCTGCGTCAGCAGCGTTTGTGTCGGGTCGCCGGGATTGCCGTCGCCGTTCGGATCAGTGTTATCGGGGTTTGTCGGATCGTCCGCTGTATCGGTCACATCGTCCAGACCGGGAATGTCGTTTCCGTCTTCGTCCACCGGATTGCCGGTCGAAACCGCTTCGTTCAGCACGCCGCCAGCCGTGATCGCCTGCTGCGTCAGTTCGAACGTTGCCTCAAAGGTGATCGATTCACCGACCTGCAGGATGTCGTCATCGGTATCGCTTTCGCTGACTTCAGTGGGCCCCGACGTCAGTGTCAGCGGATCATCATTCAGATCGGTCAGCGTATCCACGGGCGTGATATCTGCAAGTGCGACGTTGCCAGTGTTTACGACTGTGATTGTGTAGGTAATCAGATCGCCGACCGCAGGCGGTGTGGAAAGCGCAGCGGATGCGGTTTTTTCGAGCCGCAGATCGGGCGTGATCGCAATCGACGTAATCGTCGGATCGCCCGGCGATGTCTGCCCGGACGGCACAGTGTCTGTCGTATCTGCCGGATCATCGGATGTATCCGTTACAGGTGTGAGACCCGGAATCGGATCGCCACCTTCGGACACGGGCGTGCCGGTCACGTCAATGGCGTTCTCAACCCCGCCTGCTTCGATGGCGCTTTGGGTCAGTTCGAATGTCGCGGTGTAGGTGATGGTTTCACCGACTTCGAGCAAGTCGTTGTCCGTTTCGCTTTCGCTGACTTCAGTAGGACCAGAAGTCAGCGCGAGTGGATCGCCGTTCGCGTCGGTGAATGTGTCGTCCAGATCAAGATTCCCGAGCGTGACGTTGCCCGTATTCACGACCGCGATCGTATAGGTGATCAGGTCACCTTCCTGTGCGGGGGTGCTGAACGCGGCGGCAGCAGCCTTTGTCACTTCGAGCGCTGGTGTACGGGTGAAATCGGTCGAGGTTGGATCACCGGGATTGCCATCGCTGTTTGGATCTTCGTTTTCCGTATCGGCAGGATCGTCGGCGGTATCAGACACGTCATCGAGGTCAGCAATATCGTTGCCCGCACTGTCGACAGGATTGCCCGTCGAGATCGCGACGTTATCCAGACCGCCGGAATCGATCATGTCCTGTGTCAGCGCGACACTGGCAAGATAGGTGATCGTTTCGCCGATATCGAGAATGTCGTTGTCGGTAACGCTTTCGCTGTCTTCGGTGACGGAAGTCGTCAAGGCAGTGACGTCGCCATCGCGTTCGATCGGCGTATCCACGGGGGTCACATCGGCCAGCGCTACATTACCCGTGTTTACAACTGTAATCGTGTAATCAATCGTGTCGCCCACGGCGGGTGGGCTGCTGAGGCTTGTCACAGCCGTTTTTTCAAGCCGCAGGTCGGCAACACGGTCTAGCAACGTGACGGTTGGATCACCGGGACCGTCTTCGCCGGCCGGGACGGTATCCGTCGTATCGGTGGGGTCGTCAGACGTGTCGGTCACGTCGGGAACACCCGGGATGTCCGTGCCATCGGTTTCGACCGGGTTGCCCGTAGAAACGGCCGTGTTGGACACACCGCCCGCCGCAATCGCATCCTGGGTCAGATCGAAGGTCGCAGTATAGGTAATGGTCTCACCGATATCGAGAAGGCCGTTCGTGGTGATGCTCTCGGACGTCAGTGTAACCGGTGTCGTCAATGCCAGAGCGCCGCCATTCGCATCCGTCAAAGTATCCGCTGGGGTTACATCCGCCAGCGTGACATTGCCGGTATTTTCAACCGTAATGGTGTACGTGATCGTATCACCCACAGCAGGCGGGGTGCTGAGCGCAGGGGCTGCGGTCTTTAGAACTTCCAGTGCCGGAGACACAATTCGCGTCGTAGTCGGGTCGTCATTGCCGACGCCCGTGCCCGGCGTCCCTATTCCGTTGCCATCGCCAGCGTTACCGCTGTCCGATTGGTCGGTTGCAGGGGTGCCATTGGGACTCGCGCCATCGGCGCGTGCAAGGTTGGTTATCGTTCCGGATGTGATATCAGCCGGTGCCAATGTGTAGGCGGCGGTAAATGTCCAGGTTTCGGTCAGATCAAGCTGACTGTTCCCGTTCGTGTCTCCTCCGCTGAACGTTGGCGCTGGCAGGGTCCCAGCACCAGAAAAACTCACTTCGGAAACCGAAACTGTTTCTAGCGGGAAGTCACCGGTGTTCGTAACTGTGAACGTGTAATTTATCGTTTCACCGGCATCAGCAAATCCGTCTGAATCGCCATCATCCGCAAATGCCGATGTCTTGACGACACCAATACCCGGTTCGCCAACCGTAATGGTGGCAGTTGCCGTGTCACAATTTGTCGGCACCGCAATTTCGCAAAGGTCATAGTCGAAGTTGTATGTTCCGGGGGCCGTGCCTGCGGCAACGTCGACAGTGCCGTCTGAGTTCAGCGTAAATCCTTGGGGAATGCTTGAACCCGAATTGACGACAGTGGTGACATTAGCGGATGTGACCGGCACGCTGTTGAGCGTGTCAGGGCCAGAGCCGTTGCTGACCAGCAGATCAAGGACGCCCGTTTGCGTTGATCCGGCATCAACCGGGTCTGCAAGGACGTCGTCTTGGGCCAAGATTGGCGCAGGTGGATAAACAACTGAAATTGTTGCCACATTCGACGAAACGCCCAAGCCATTCTCGAACGTGTAGTCAATCTCTGTCGCCGGGCCAAAGAAGCCGGGAACAGGCGTAAAGGTCACATTGCCAGTGTTGTCATCGACAGCCCACTCGCCTTCGCCCGGTATAGTAAAGCCAATCACATCGCCGTCAGCATCCAAGGTGGGAGTGACACCCGCCGGGGGCACGAGGCTGATGGTCTGTCGTCCGAATTCGGAAGCCAGTTGGCTGTTGTTGTTCGGGCCATTGTCGTTGGCTGTCGCGATTGAATCATTGTCGAGAATGCTCAGCACAACCGGTGTGTCTGTTGTCCCGGTTTCAGAGTCATCGACAGCGACAGGTGGGACAAAATCGGCGCATTCATAGTCGAACGTATTGAACGCGGTGTAAGTCGGGTTGTTGAAGATAATGAAAAAGCCGCTATTGGCCGTGCGGCCGAATTCGAACTGCGATGCAGGACCATAAGAGATTTCAAGCCCTGACTCGGGCTGGCTGTTGTAGTTTTTATCGCCCAGCAACGAGAAAATCTCGGGGCGCCCCGCGACCGTTCCAAAATCACGTCCTGTGGTGGCATCTAAGTCAATCCGCACGAATTGAACATCGCCACCACATACCGGGGCGAACACCTCCTCGTTATTGGGGCCATCAACATCATTGATCTGAATGAACGCATCCGCCACGACAGGCACGCCGGCAGTTGCGTCATCGAAATCATACGTGCCTGCCGCGAAAATCGACAAGCGCAGCCACACATCATCTTGACCATTTGACCGGATCGCGGGCCGCCCCCCGATGATCTGTATCCGGTGATCTCGCGTCGCCTGAATGACTTCGAGCACAAGATCGACGGTCCCG
The sequence above is drawn from the Cognatiyoonia koreensis genome and encodes:
- a CDS encoding DUF7507 domain-containing protein — protein: MRSLCVGLIGLLPIAAHAQQLTIQTPSSLSTRGSGQGERAIFANAATVAGVGTVDLVLEVIQATRDHRIQIIGGRPAIRSNGQDDVWLRLSIFAAGTYDFDDATAGVPVVADAFIQINDVDGPNNEEVFAPVCGGDVQFVRIDLDATTGRDFGTVAGRPEIFSLLGDKNYNSQPESGLEISYGPASQFEFGRTANSGFFIIFNNPTYTAFNTFDYECADFVPPVAVDDSETGTTDTPVVLSILDNDSIATANDNGPNNNSQLASEFGRQTISLVPPAGVTPTLDADGDVIGFTIPGEGEWAVDDNTGNVTFTPVPGFFGPATEIDYTFENGLGVSSNVATISVVYPPAPILAQDDVLADPVDAGSTQTGVLDLLVSNGSGPDTLNSVPVTSANVTTVVNSGSSIPQGFTLNSDGTVDVAAGTAPGTYNFDYDLCEIAVPTNCDTATATITVGEPGIGVVKTSAFADDGDSDGFADAGETINYTFTVTNTGDFPLETVSVSEVSFSGAGTLPAPTFSGGDTNGNSQLDLTETWTFTAAYTLAPADITSGTITNLARADGASPNGTPATDQSDSGNAGDGNGIGTPGTGVGNDDPTTTRIVSPALEVLKTAAPALSTPPAVGDTITYTITVENTGNVTLADVTPADTLTDANGGALALTTPVTLTSESITTNGLLDIGETITYTATFDLTQDAIAAGGVSNTAVSTGNPVETDGTDIPGVPDVTDTSDDPTDTTDTVPAGEDGPGDPTVTLLDRVADLRLEKTAVTSLSSPPAVGDTIDYTITVVNTGNVALADVTPVDTPIERDGDVTALTTSVTEDSESVTDNDILDIGETITYLASVALTQDMIDSGGLDNVAISTGNPVDSAGNDIADLDDVSDTADDPADTENEDPNSDGNPGDPTSTDFTRTPALEVTKAAAAAFSTPAQEGDLITYTIAVVNTGNVTLGNLDLDDTFTDANGDPLALTSGPTEVSESETDNDLLEVGETITYTATFELTQSAIEAGGVENAIDVTGTPVSEGGDPIPGLTPVTDTSDDPADTTDTVPSGQTSPGDPTITSIAITPDLRLEKTASAALSTPPAVGDLITYTITVVNTGNVALADITPVDTLTDLNDDPLTLTSGPTEVSESDTDDDILQVGESITFEATFELTQQAITAGGVLNEAVSTGNPVDEDGNDIPGLDDVTDTADDPTNPDNTDPNGDGNPGDPTQTLLTQVPDLRLTKVADTTALSAPPVSGDVITYTIEVVNTGNVPLGDVTPVDTLTDANGDPLALTSGPTEVSESLTDDDILEVGETITYEATFALDTQALDAGGVENSAVSTGNPVDSDGNDIPGLTDVSDTSDDPAETADEDPNGDGNPGDPTVTPLDQNPALQLTKSVAGIRDVNGNGFTDAGDIIDYTFRVENTGNVTLTDVTVDDVLADVSGTAIDLAVGAFDDTTFTATYVVDDDDIAAGGVENTATATGTPPPPAGGGTPTPVSDTSDTGEGSETTNDPDLGEPGDPNGTDDDDGDPTNDPTVALFTPEPRISVIKSVASLVDTNANGLIDEGDRVLYSFTVTNTGNVALAGVTIDDDIVPVDGGPIALGIGATDTATFTADYEITSDDVDAGAVENTATASGNAVDSDGNPINDDDDEQLRAEDTSDAGTAPGLDDTGTPVAIPDPENTETPDAGGATDGEADNDSTVFFIPNPQLSLIKSVGTVLDSNGDGQFGGEDDFITYTFTVRNTGNTDLEGVTIDDPLFSVDGGPIDLAIGAGDSVTFTGQYQVTDDDIDRGYVENSAEATGDATLNGAPVYGPLGTPQQATDTSDSGTDPNAEAIDDPENTETPDGQGNTDGINDNDPTVTNVPANPIPSLSVIKSITDVADTNGSGITDAGDTLTYGFVVTNTGNVALADVAITDPRVGPITGTISLGVGESDDATFSATAIITDAEAAQGYIENTASAEGGAVNGAGNPIRNPDTSEQLIATATSDAGSEPRAAPNSTPDPIADPAGTETVDGIGETNGNLTDDPTVLFLPDPDVSLIKSVVAVLDSNGDGLFGGLDDEITYGFVVTNTGNTPLEGLTINDPTATVSGGPIDLAVGGVDTTSFTATKIVTAADLTQGYVENTAEATGTPLDPTGTPVLDGSGAPVVVLDTSDTGSDRAGDPVFNPEATETPDGQGDTDGDTSNDPTVVSVPAAADPEVSLIKSVADVTDTNGDQVRGNADDVVTYSFDVTNTGNTDLVDVIVNDPLLGGIVGTIANLPIGATESLTATYTLTDDDVTRTFVENSATATGDAVNSSGAPLLDPATGDQLTATDASDTGTDPETANIGNPEGTETSDGDGGTDGNPTNDPTVLIVPLEPSGASVSGIVFLDVNENGVFENGIDTLLAGYVVELTDADGNVIGRATTGPNGSYEIAGFPVSNDNTLTFIDPETGEVIGTIGDLDFIDTPNLSNQNQAVLAEEPADLVLRKTSPVDDVIIGQAVPYEITLTNTGTTAAGNVTITDTLPRGMLFIEGSATVDGGDANPTVQGQTQTFTGINVPGGSSVTIQLSARVLGSAPVGELVNAANALDGSTGERLTPTATATVRRRPEAVFDCTDIIGKVFNDRNMNGYQDGQQQVDRSLITDQDYFVNGKIEKAAPVISTEEPGIPGVRLVTPTGTIITTDEYGRYSVPCAELPSSIGSNFILKLDTRSLPTGFRVTTENPRSMRVTAGIMAEMNFGASIGRVVDVDLTAAAFVPGQIEPVDRLEAGVRNLLAQVADTPSIIRISYYEGGEGNDAARARLDAVEDMIEEQWREIGNYRLIIEKTVKRLQ